Sequence from the Fragaria vesca subsp. vesca linkage group LG4, FraVesHawaii_1.0, whole genome shotgun sequence genome:
ATTAGTTACTGTTGGACAGAATCAAACGTGAAAGTTACTTAGATTTTATTTTGTTTTAATTTGTGTAACAATCAACACCAAGTAATTTGTATGATTAAGCAGTTGGATTATATTGTTTTGATGCAGAGCGGGATAGATGATGATGGGTGTTGGCCTGTTGGGCCTGTGCTTGGTAAGCTGAGGAATAACAGTAACTTGCATGAAATTAAGTGACTGAAGTGATCTGATTTCCTGTCAATCTCATTGTGATCAAGTATTTGAGATTACAGTCTAATTTGGATTATGAATGTGAACTGATGCCTAGTATGACTACAAGAACACAAACAACTTCAAATCAAATTTATAATAAACCTAGCGACCCAGCTAGCTAGTCTGCCAAGAACATGGACACAGTCCCAATCGTCTGGTTATCAACTTATCATCACAATCTTTTGAGTGAATATTGACGACTTAGAAGTTAGAATCATGGATTTTACAGCATATAATCCTTGTTTGCCAGAACTTATTGTTAGCCAAAAGACCTGAGATTTACCTCAAAAAAAAAACTGAGATTTGTATTTAAGATAGGAGAGGACACAAAACCAGTAGGAAAGAGCAATATTATCCATGTCAACACTATCTTTCTTTCTTTTTTTAAACGACGCTATCTTAAAACAATAAAAAGTGATGAATTAGATATATACCTTATGTTGGTAATATTGTGGCAAGTTCTGGGAAACATGACGGTTTAGATCGGTAAAGTTCTTCAAACTCTAGAGTCAAGGCAATAGCTAAACCCCAAATATACCAGCAAACATGGGTCAAATTAAGAGAAATTGTAAACAATGTGAACTATATACTTAACATTCTTCATAGTTCATATATTACATATATAAATGTATCCTTTGAATAAGAGGCCGCAAGAAGACTCAAACCACATACATACATTTCCACTCAAACCACTAATCGATTAAATTACCTAACAAGAAGACTCCAATTTAAAGGCGTAGATGATGATATAGGAAGCACAAATTTGATGTAATTAAGTTCGAAAAGTACTTCTATTTTTTCTCCTTCATGCCCTCATCCTGAGGTGACCTCAGGGGAGAGCTCGCGAGCGACTCCTGGTTGAACTCTCTTATTCTATTCAACTGCGTGTTTGATGTACACTCGTTAACTGCACCTCTCGCTACTTGATGATTCTTTGTGGACACTCGTTTCTTCATCTAGGCAGGGATCAGAACCTGAGAGAGCCGTAGACTGAGTTGACGTCGGGGGACAACTCAGGCCTCGGCAACACTGTGGGATATGGATGTTGACGATGATACTACTCCTCATGTGCGGATGACCCCAGGGTCACTGTTCCGGCCATTATGAATCTGCTAACTTGTAATCCTAACTTAATCAAACCTTTCCGGCTGCAAGACAAATTGCATGATGTTCAAGAAACATAGAACTTTTGAGGCAACCTTAAGATGAAGAGTAATATCTGAAGATGACATGGCTGGTGTGGTGGAAGAAATGAGAAGGGTAGCGATCGAATCATTCAAATGGAATACATAAAAGATGAGAGAGTACTCAGAATAGTATGGTGGGAATGAGAAGATGTTGCCTTGCATAATGGTAAAGATGAAACCTTGATGAAAAATCAATGGTGGTATATAAGGAGGGAGTTCCAGAATTTGAAGCAAAGCTGTATCATTCTCAGTCAAAGTGACTGACACAATGGCTGGTAGAAATCATGTGCTGGTTCAGGGAGAAATTGACCAAAGAAAAGTAAAAGAGAGACTCAAAGTAAAAATGAATTTACCGCTTCTCTTCCTCTGTTTCAACTGCAGGGTCAAAGTAGTCAGATGGTTCAGGCATTTCTGGACTTCTGGTAAAGGCTTCTACAGAACAAGGACTTTTGGTACAGGTATTTCTGGATTGTATACTCAACGAGGATCAATATATTGAAGAAACTTAGTGCAACAGAGGTTAACTAGTTTTACTTTTCACATTAGGAATTAGCTGTTTAAATAAAAGTGTAATTCAGTAATGCTCGTTTGATCACTAAAAGCACCGATGCTGTCCAAAATTACAACTTCGGTTGTTTGGGTTGCTAAATATCCTTAATATTGCAAGATTGGTAGCGTGCATCTCCCATCCTGCAAATTTATGTTTTGTAGAATATAGAAATAGAGCTATAGATGATAAACGTATATTATATTTGAAGAAGTGTTGATCATTAATGTATATCATATTGTTGGAGTCCAGGAGCTTAAGCACACATATATCAACAGTTAAAACACTTGGCTCTCCGACCTCCTGATCTAGATTCTTCGGTTACACACCCAAAACTTAGTCCATGCCCCAATGTCCTACATACCATAATCACTTAAAAATTCAAAGGACAACGATGAATATCAAGATTGCAACTAGACAGGATAATACATGGCTTCTCTTCTACCTAACGGTGGAATGTGAACCTACATCTTGTGGGTGATGGACTATAATACTCGTAACTTGTGATCTAAACTTAACTATACCAAATTTAGGGTGAAAAGTTTCTTAAAATACATCATGTGGAAAACTTAATTTCATGTTAATTATGTCACGTACTACTAGCTTAATTAGACTTTTCATTGAAAGGTTTGAACAAACCGGTTGAATTAATGCAATCAATCATGATTAGTGAATGTGTGCTTCTAATGACTGTCATTTTGCATGAAATTGAAGTAGACTCCCAAAATAAGTTGCGATTAACATTCATTAGAAGCACACAACTTAGAAAGGGAGTCTATTAATGTATTTAAGCCTACAAAAATTGTAATGTATTGAAGTACGTAGCTTAGAAAATATTAATGTCTATTTCATTAAGTCTATTAATGTATTGAAGTAGCCTGAAAAACATTAGCAAACATTATAAACATCAATAAATATTAAGCTACTACAACTTAGAAAATAACAAACATTAATAAACATTAGAAGCACACAAAAATTTAAAGTATTGAAGTAGCTATAGCCTAAAAAAAAAATTTAGCCTTAAACCCTCTAGCTACTACAACTTAGAAAATAACAAACATTAAATACATATCTACAACCAGTACAGCATAATTAAACTTTTCAGCTTCCAAAAAGAATTTTAAACTTAACAATCACTGCTAAAAAATGGTCGCAATACGGTCGGATTCAAGTCTGTGGCTGTATCGTGTGAAAGTGGGTATTCATTATTCACATGAAGATCCGCGTGTGTTACACCATGTTCACACAGACTGTTTCCGTGTGAAAGAATTTAATTTTATGGGGGTGTATCTTGTGACCCTAATTTAGTGAAGAATTGATAAAAGTTGTTGTTTGAAATCATATACAATGCTAGCCGCTATGAGTTAGTTGATGAAACAAACCGCGAGTTGGGTGAAATTCCATTATTGATTACTTTCCTATGAAAAATTTCGAGTCTATATCTCCGCAAAGGTAAGGTGACTGTATTGAAAAGCTCCAAAGAAAGAAAAACTGGTGGAAATGCAATGCGGATTATCACTTATCAGTCATGATCGATTGGATTAATGCAGCATGCATGCTTTTTATCACTGTGTGATTGTGCATGAAATTGATTCACAACTTTTCTGCTATCTTATCTATCATGATACACAATTATATATAAGATATAACCTGACCAATTTCTTCATTTCATTTCCAATTTTCTTTTGTTTAACGTAATGTGGATATGAAAGTGATATAGACGATGCAAAACATTTTGTATACACGGCAGTATAAGCAAACGCATAGACCATGTCATTGTAATGCAAGAATGATACTTGCCACTTGAGTCTTTCTAAATTATAACCCCCTCGTCGGTAACTAAGTCAGGCAAGTGAGGCAACTTAATTGAAGTGACATGGAAGAAGAGATCGAGTTTTGTCATTTCCATCATTCTATGTCGCATTTAGATCATATTTCGTCGCTTAAATGGGTCTCCTAGACTGTTGAGAAAGCATTGTAAGAGATTACACAGCTCAGAATCAGATAAAGAGGCATCTTTTTGCATTTTGAGTAGGATCACAATCCCTTAATTCCAGAGTCTCATTTCTTAGCAAGTAAATAAACTTAGAAAGAAGCATACTAAAAACATAAAAAGATTATGCTTTCCTATATTCAAGTCTAAACAAGCTAATTTAATCACAAAACCATGAACTCTAAAAGTTGAATTACTTGCTAATTGCCAAATATAATTGAATCCCACCACCTTGTCCAACTGAAAATCTCAGCTTGGAAACTAAGCGCAAAATGTGTTTTCATCACATCATCGTCACTATCAATAGTGTCACGAAAAAGACTAAAAAGCTAGATTGCCTAGTAGACATTACGAACCCTCAATCTCTATATAAGCAGCAGAAGAGATTAACAATGCAATTCATAATCCATATTATCTCCCTCTTTGTGTTCTTTGAATTGCTTTTGCATTTGGATTTTACAGCAATGTCTGCAATGCTGAAATTGTCATTTGTATTCTTTGTTTTGACCATTGCTCTTTTCGAATGTTTCACTACGAGCACTGGTAGGTTGCTCTACATTTTTACTTTTACATTGCTGTGCCATAATTTTTGTTATCTGCCTCATTAAATCACATTCCTTCAAGGCTTTAGTCATGCACTAACTATATTATATGGTAACCTTTTGCAGAAGCAAGGGAAGTCAAAAATGAAAACGGGCGGGTAACAATAGTTTGACAGTTCTTCACATACTTTCAATTCATTGCCTTTTTAAGTTACGTAAATTTTGATCGATGAGAACGAATGATGCATGTTGCTCTTTGGTTCGCAGGAGGCAAACGACAGAAAGTGGTGCATTGCTAAGCCATCTACTTCTGATGCTCAGCTTGAGATGAATGTCCAGTATGTCTGCCAACAAGGGTACTACAAGATTAGCTGCTCCGTTATCCAACCGGGAGGTTCCTGTTACATCCCTTCTAACAAGGTCTCATCTGCATCGATGGTCATGAACCTCTTTTTCCAACAAGATGGACAGACGGCCAATGCTTGCTATTTCAATGGCAGTGGACTGCTTGTTTATGAGAATCCTAGTGAGTAGTCACACCTAAAATAGAATGACTGCTGTTTGAAGATTAGCTTGAAAGCTAAAACCAAAGCTTCTAAGACCTGGAAGGATGGAATAGCTTTTCTGATGCCACTTTTTGTCTTTGTTTTGCAGCTGTTGGAAGCTGCAACTACCCTCCACAATAGAGAACATGCTATCAGCATATAACTGAATAAGGAACTGATCTGTTCTGATCTGAGATGAGGTGGTTATAACTCAAAGTATAAAGGCTACTAGAGGAGCTAGCTAGCAAAGTACTTTGTATTTTTCTAGCTAAATATATAGTTTATTGCCCTAAGATCTACAAGATACTCAAATGTAATGGGTGACTACTAAATATATAGTTTAGTAGTGGATGAAAGAAAGAAATAAAAAATTGGTTCTGATACCTTGTGCCTGCTTGGGTCCATCACTGATGAATTATTATGTGCATATGCTCATGTAGATGTAGATGGCTACATGTAGATGTAGATGTACATCTTGCTCCTTGCCAACTATCATAGGACAAAAGAGGGACTTGATCTAAAACAGAGTGATACAGAGGACAGTAGATTTAGTGCCTGAGATTCAACCAGAGACCAATTTAGAGTAAACTTGAATACACAAAAACTGAAGTACTTGGAACAGTCCTTTGGTTTCAAGAATTTTCACCATATTTTGTGCCATTCTTGTGTATTATATGTCATATGCGCTTCTATTCTTAGTAGTACACTCATGCATCTTTATTCAATGTGGGACATGATTGCACCCCTTCATATCAACATATTTGTCATATATTTGAGAATGACATGAAACATGTACCCAGCAAGTGTGGGATATGGCAGTACAAGCCTATATTTCAGTGCATGTGCTCATTGTGCTCTATGGAAAAGCCAAGTGGATAGTCATAGTGTCATACTGATGAGAGTGAGCTGCTTCATTGATTGCTCTCGAGTCTTGTAGAAGATCCTCAACTCTTTTAGTACATAAAGCCATTCAGTGACACTGCTCAAGTGGGAAAGCAAGCTTCTTGTAGATCAAATAAACCAGTAGTCTTCAAGGTTGATCACCAGCCTGTCAACAACTCTCTCTCTTTGCTCTTTACAACCAAAAAAGACATAAATCACAGGACCTCTCACAAAAATAATAGTAATGGCAAATACTGATGAAACCCAGAGAACAGGCAGAAACACAGACACACTTCGTTATAAAAATGCCACTTGCCATGTGCAACAACAATGTTAAATTGTTGCTACTCCACAGCAAAACCACTCTGCTAAATTTTTCTTTATTAAACTTTGGGAGTAGCAATAGCATACAATTACAGCCTCTGTGAATACATAGTAAGCTACTAACACATTCTTGAAAGAACACAAAAATCAATAGGAAAAAAATAGAATGGCAAAATGCCAGTATAGAGAGCATCAACAGCACATGCTTCAAATTAATTCAATGTTTTGGATTCAAGCTTGAACCTTATCCCACTTGAGTGGCTTCACCACCTCCCAGGTGAAGTCAGCATCATCCCTTCCAAAATGCCCATAAGCAGCAGTCTTCAAAAACCTTCCATTGCCCCTCTTGAGATCAAGGTTGATGGCGATCATACCAGGCCTGAAATCAAAGGTCTCCTTCACAATCTTGAGGATCTCCTTGTCGGGGATCTTCCCGGTGCCGTAAGAGTCAACAAACACAGACAGTGGCTCAGCCACACCAATGGCATAAGACACTTGCACAATGCACCTCCTTGCGAGTCCACTGGCGACGATGGACTTGGCTGCCTGCCTCACAATGTAGGCTCCACTCCTGTCGACCTTGGTTGGGTCCTTGCCGGAGAAGGCACCACCTCCGTGAGCGCCCCATCCTCCGTAGGTGTCGATGATGATCTTGCGGCCGGTGAGACCAGCATCACCATGAGGCCCTCCAATGACGAATCGGCCAGATGGGTTCAAGTGGAAGATGGTCTTCTCATCAAGGTACTTCTCTGGGATCACAGGCTTGATCACATGCTCCTTCAGATCAGCAGCAATCTCATCGTTGGTCACGGTTTCATCGTGCTGGGTCGAAATCAGGACAGTGTGGACACGGATTGGAACCATAGCACCGTTGTCATTGAAGTACTCAACGGTCACTTGGGTCTTGCCATCAGGCCTCAACCATGCGCAAGTACCATTCTTGCGAACTTCAGTGAGCTTAGCACCGAGCTTGGTTGCAAGCACATGGCTGAGAGGCATCAACTCTTCGGTCTCATCAGTGGCATAGCCAAACATGTGACCTTGGTCACCAGCTCCAATCTCCTCCGGCCTCTTGGTCAAATGACCATGGACACCTTGGGCAATGTCAGGGCTCTGCTGCTCAATGTTAACGAGCACCTTGCAGTTGTCGGCATCAAGACCCACATCAGCTGAAACGAACCCAATTTCGCGGCAAGTGTCACGGACGATCTTCTCGTAGTCGACATTAGCCTTGGTGGTGATCTCACCGAACACCATGACCATGTTGGTCTTGGTGCAAGTCTCGCAAGCCACCTTGCTGTCGGCGTCCTGAGCTAGGCAGGCGTCGAGCACGGCGTCGGAGATCTGGTCGCAGAGCTTGTCTGGGTGACCCTCATTGACGGATTCGGAGGTGAACAAGAAAGTTTCAAGAGCCATTTCCCAAAAAATCTGCATCAACATAACACAGAAATCTAATCAGCAATTCGAATTTGAAAACATAGTTCTCACAGCAATATCATCAAACAGCTGGTGTGCACTTAACAGATCTGATTTCGTAGTTTAAAGATTCAAAACTTTATCAAATTCAACAACTACCCAATTCAAGATCTAGTGTCGGCAACAAAACCCAGATCCAATATTTATTTTGTTCAGTATGTTTGTCAAATTTGTCGACATAAGTTTCCTCAAGTGTAATCAAGCAAAACTGAAATGAACCCAGCAAAGAAGAACCAGAAGCGCACCTGAGAGGTAGCGGGGGAGAGAGTTTGGGTAAGCTTGAGAGGAGAAGAAGAAAGGACCTTGTGAAGAATTGGGGTCTGTTCTCCTACTCAAGCGGTTCGAGGAAGAGAGGAGGTTGAGGCCCCAATTTATAAGGAAATGGGGATGAGATTCCAGTGTTGGCCAACCCCAAGTATCAAAAGTTGGGGTAGATTCATGATCACGTGGCAGTGAAATCGAGGGGCGGGGGTAAATCTCGGCCGTCGGTGGGGGTGAGTCGGTGGGTGAGATAGGGAGAGGGTG
This genomic interval carries:
- the LOC101312718 gene encoding glucan endo-1,3-beta-D-glucosidase-like, with protein sequence MSAMLKLSFVFFVLTIALFECFTTSTEAREVKNENGREANDRKWCIAKPSTSDAQLEMNVQYVCQQGYYKISCSVIQPGGSCYIPSNKVSSASMVMNLFFQQDGQTANACYFNGSGLLVYENPTVGSCNYPPQ
- the LOC101313011 gene encoding S-adenosylmethionine synthase 3-like isoform 5, encoding MLMQIFWEMALETFLFTSESVNEGHPDKLCDQISDAVLDACLAQDADSKVACETCTKTNMVMVFGEITTKANVDYEKIVRDTCREIGFVSADVGLDADNCKVLVNIEQQSPDIAQGVHGHLTKRPEEIGAGDQGHMFGYATDETEELMPDGKTQVTVEYFNDNGAMVPIRVHTVLISTQHDETVTNDEIAADLKEHVIKPVIPEKYLDEKTIFHLNPSGRFVIGGPHGDAGLTGRKIIIDTYGGWGAHGGGAFSGKDPTKVDRSGAYIVRQAAKSIVASGLARRCIVQVSYAIGVAEPLSVFVDSYGTGKIPDKEILKIVKETFDFRPGMIAINLDLKRGNGRFLKTAAYGHFGRDDADFTWEVVKPLKWDKVQA
- the LOC101313011 gene encoding S-adenosylmethionine synthase 3-like isoform 3, with translation MALETFLFTSESVNEGHPDKLCDQISDAVLDACLAQDADSKVACETCTKTNMVMVFGEITTKANVDYEKIVRDTCREIGFVSADVGLDADNCKVLVNIEQQSPDIAQGVHGHLTKRPEEIGAGDQGHMFGYATDETEELMPLSHVLATKLGAKLTEVRKNGTCAWLRPDGKTQVTVEYFNDNGAMVPIRVHTVLISTQHDETVTNDEIAADLKEHVIKPVIPEKYLDEKTIFHLNPSGRFVIGGPHGDAGLTGRKIIIDTYGGWGAHGGGAFSGKDPTKVDRSGAYIVRQAAKSIVASGLARRCIVQVSYAIGVAEPLSVFVDSYGTGKIPDKEILKIVKETFDFRPGMIAINLDLKRGNGRFLKTAAYGHFGRDDADFTWEVVKPLKWDKVQA
- the LOC101313011 gene encoding S-adenosylmethionine synthase 3-like isoform 6 — encoded protein: MALETFLFTSESVNEGHPDKLCDQISDAVLDACLAQDADSKVACETCTKTNMVMVFGEITTKANVDYEKIVRDTCREIGFVSADVGLDADNCKVLVNIEQQSPDIAQVTVEYFNDNGAMVPIRVHTVLISTQHDETVTNDEIAADLKEHVIKPVIPEKYLDEKTIFHLNPSGRFVIGGPHGDAGLTGRKIIIDTYGGWGAHGGGAFSGKDPTKVDRSGAYIVRQAAKSIVASGLARRCIVQVSYAIGVAEPLSVFVDSYGTGKIPDKEILKIVKETFDFRPGMIAINLDLKRGNGRFLKTAAYGHFGRDDADFTWEVVKPLKWDKVQA
- the LOC101313011 gene encoding S-adenosylmethionine synthase 3-like isoform 1; the protein is MLMQIFWEMALETFLFTSESVNEGHPDKLCDQISDAVLDACLAQDADSKVACETCTKTNMVMVFGEITTKANVDYEKIVRDTCREIGFVSADVGLDADNCKVLVNIEQQSPDIAQGVHGHLTKRPEEIGAGDQGHMFGYATDETEELMPLSHVLATKLGAKLTEVRKNGTCAWLRPDGKTQVTVEYFNDNGAMVPIRVHTVLISTQHDETVTNDEIAADLKEHVIKPVIPEKYLDEKTIFHLNPSGRFVIGGPHGDAGLTGRKIIIDTYGGWGAHGGGAFSGKDPTKVDRSGAYIVRQAAKSIVASGLARRCIVQVSYAIGVAEPLSVFVDSYGTGKIPDKEILKIVKETFDFRPGMIAINLDLKRGNGRFLKTAAYGHFGRDDADFTWEVVKPLKWDKVQA